One part of the Lytechinus pictus isolate F3 Inbred chromosome 3, Lp3.0, whole genome shotgun sequence genome encodes these proteins:
- the LOC129257522 gene encoding scaffold attachment factor B2-like isoform X5, which translates to MEELEPDELMDGDYLQVDSTGDPSMDGLSQESMDAGAVDFQISDEDVIGKLDPETVIDSVDCEMDDMNDDAINITADDDQLLTEDEALGDQVEETKANVSGHESSTYEDHFKTSAETDNSGLSSTGAKDAVDSNKVEKETTDASTTEKQEVDNESLVVHVDEPSILELEGVLTKPENKAAAEDTPAVVQADADTQKESTPGKEKWELETQEKKDEGESSEQAEQAVSKTDEETAGDSTASVETTGDKKDSPEEVSTEDAERRSSTGSSTGKPGSEKERRPGTGRVGGRNLWVCNLSKTTRAADLKAAFSKYGKVAGAKVVTNARSPGTLCYGFVMMSASSEAQRAMNHLHRTELHGRTIHVEWAGNDPVPGGRKPPLIPPSLLLAEKEKEKEREKEKEKEKEKAKEEANAAASVAVKTEKEETKPAEEKTGSDSKETKPPAASPAGKSPAKAGDDNKSTSKTEPVSDTESKSQSESKEKSDKDKERDRKDILSFDKIKEQRDRTRLTKRERELRDMERRKERERMANFRRQREILRRRKREEEDKVRRERDQLKMQRMQLEQERQERERLERERMRLQQERQREQERLERERALNMQLRLEQEHRTAMKRTMDARGMPMHEMDPYMGEQKRRMAMETGLLPPPVMMQGPMDVAGGMMNQRGPDMGGERRFDRTHHRGGDRRDDTGGRFSGGRFRDDGRNQRADRAGARRDEPRKDRREDSRRDDSRKDTRRDEARRDDVRRDEGRREDVRKEVHRRDGPTRRDDHHSRREEPARREEPARREEPARREEPVRREEAPRRPDAQRRSSAGRREENFPRRDVRETREPRETRETREAREPRTTAPPHQRQEAPRRVDPPKREEPPRREPHSQGRFGGEKDERRVIATNTRNERYDNQGGRAPQEDFNNRGNTGFQDRRRNDRERDRPLSDTYARREPERDRGNFNQDRNRFDGAGDTHFQRRSPPARSKPQPSRGDNWKPDHHGGSSNSDTRRVTSGDHDSWKPNQAPRQTSDRRVELRTVDHHHERPAPREIVDHPSTFSRNRLPDFQPNMNQEPSGWTGGNDNRPIGSFNDRPLIQDPLPRHTPSSDISTGIIGSSSRGEKWPAGRIDSGLGTQPDRWGGGNSLSAMSSSLASSISQSSQPLNSMLGGTGSSSFGSTAFGNNALGNLLSSMNASTGGSSYGLDRHNLPADNRFDSFQGTQGIRRF; encoded by the exons ATGGAAGAATTAGAGCCAGACGAGCTGATGGATGGTGACTATCTGCAGGTCGATTCCACCGGGGATCCCAGTATGGATGGTCTCTCTCAAGAGAGCATGGATGCTGGTGCTGTAGACTTCCAGATCTCGGACGAG GATGTAATTGGGAAGCTTGACCCCGAGACTGTCATTGATTCAGTGGATTGTGAAATGGACGACATGAATGACGATGCTATCAACATCACTGCCGATGATGACCAACTACTCACCGAAGAT GAAGCACTAGGTGACCAGGTAGAGGAGACCAAAG CAAATGTTTCTGGGCATGAAAGCTCTACTTATGAAGATCACTTTAAAACCTCAGCTGAAACAGATAATTCCGGGTTATCCTCGACGGGAGCTAAAGATGCCGTTGATTCCAACAAGGTGGAGAAGGAAACCACTGACGCATCCACCACAGAGAAGCAAGAAGTTGATAACGAGTCCCTGGTGGTACATGTCGATGAGCCTTCAATCTTGGAGCTTGAAGGAGTGCTAACCAAACCAGAAAACAAGGCCGCAGCTGAAGACACACCTGCAGTCGTGCAGGCTGATGCGGATACCCAGAAGGAATCCACCCCTGGGAAGGAGAAATGGGAGTTGGAAACTCAGGAGAAGAAAGACGAAGGAGAATCTTCTGAGCAAGCCGAACAAGCTGTTAGTAAGACAGATGAGGAGACAGCTGGGGATAGCACTGCTAGTGTTGAGACAACGGGGGACAAGAAAGATTCCCCTGAGGAAGTCTCCACGGAAGATGCCGAGCGGAGAAG CTCTACTGGTTCTAGCACTGGCAAACCTGGCTCAGAGAAGG AGCGTCGTCCAGGCACCGGAAGAGTAGGTGGCCGTAACCTCTGGGTGTGTAATCTCTCCAAGACCACACGTGCAGCCGATCTGAAGGCAGCATTCAGCAAGTATGGGAAG GTTGCTGGTGCCAAGGTCGTGACCAACGCCCGTAGTCCCGGAACCTTATGCTATGGATTTGTGATGATGTCTGCAAGCTCCGAAGCTCAGAGGGCTATGAATCATCTCCATCGTACTGAGCTCCATGGCAGAACTATCCATGTTGAATGG GCTGGTAATGATCCTGTTCCAGGAGGGAGGAAGCCGCCTCTCATTCCACCGTCACTGCTCCTGGcggagaaggagaaagagaaggaaagggaaaaggagaaggagaaggagaaggagaaagcTAAGGAAGAGGCCAATGCCGCTGCTTCTGTGGCGGTGAAAACTGAAAAAGAAGAGACCAAACCTGCTGAAGAGAAGACTGGCAGTGATAGCAAGGAAACAAAGCCGCCTGCAGCATCTCCAG cTGGAAAATCCCCTGCCAAGGCTGGTGATGATAACAAATCAACTTCCAAGACAGAACCAGTATCAGATACAGAATCAAAATCACAGTCTGAAAGCAAGGAGAAGTCTGATAAAGACAAAGAGAGGGATAGGAAAGACATCCTATCTTTTGATAAGATCAAAGAGCAGCGTGATAGAACCAGACTTAccaaaagagaaagagaattgaGAGATATGGAGAGACgcaaagagagggagaggatgGCAAACTTCAGAAGGCAGCGAGAAATTCTGAGACGTCGCAAAAGGGAGGAGGAAGATAAGGTTAGGAGGGAACGTGATCAACTGAAAATGCAGCGCATGCAACTTGAGCAGGAGCGACAGGAAAGGGAGAGGCTTGAGCGAGAAAGAATGCGTCTTCAGcaagagaggcagagagagcAAGAGAGGTTGGAAAGGGAAAGGGCTCTAAACATGCAGCTACGACTTGAGCAAGAGCATCGTACAGCGATGAAACGCACCATGGATGCCAGAGGTATGCCCATGCATGAGATGGATCCATACATGGGAGAGCAGAAGCGCAGAATGGCTATGGAGACTGGCCTGTTGCCACCACCTGTCATGATGCAAGGTCCTATGGATGTTGCTGGGGGGATGATGAACCAGAGGGGGCCAGACATGGGAGGCGAGCGGAGGTTTGATAGGACGCACCATCGGGGAGGTGATCGACGGGATGATACAGGTGGACGCTTCAGTGGAGGAAGGTTCCGAGATGATGGACGGAACCAGAGAGCCGACAGGGCAGGGGCACGCCGAGATGAGCCGAGGAAAGACAGGAGAGAAGATTCAAGACGCGATGATTCTAGAAAAGATACCAGGAGAGATGAAGCGCGAAGagatgatgttcgaagggatgaaGGAAGAAGAGAAGATGTACGGAAAGAGGTTCATCGTCGTGATGGGCCAACAAGAAGGGATGATCATCATTCGAGGAGGGAGGAGCCAGCTAGGAGAGAGGAGCCAGCTAGGAGAGAGGAGCCAGCTAGGAGAGAGGAGCCAGTCAGGAGAGAAGAAGCCCCTCGTAGACCAGACGCTCAGCGAAGATCATCAGCAGGCAGGAGAGAAGAGAATTTCCCGAGAAGAGATGTCAGAGAAACACGAGAACCCAGAGAAACGAGAGAAACAAGAGAAGCTAGAGAGCCAAGAACCACCGCTCCTCCACATCAGAGGCAGGAAGCTCCTCGCCGTGTTGATCCTCCTAAAAGAGAGGAACCTCCCAGGAGGGAACCCCATTCTCAAGGGCGTTTTGGTGGAGAAAAGGATGAGAGGCGTGTCATAGCTACCAACACCCGTAACGAAAGATACGATAATCAGGGAGGTAGAGCTCCACAGGAAGATTTCAACAACCGTGGCAATACTGGGTTCCAGGATAGGCGAAGGAATGACCGAGAGAGAGATCGCCCTTTATCCGACACATATGCTCGCAGAGAACCAGAGAGAGACAGAGGTAACTTCAACCAGGACCGGAATCGCTTTGATGGAGCTGGAGATACACACTTTCAGCGTAGATCTCCTCCAGCAAGAAGCAAGCCCCAGCCTAGCAGAGGGGACAACTGGAAACCAGATCATCATGGCGGTTCATCCAATAGTGATACTAGGAGAGTCACCAGTGGAGACCATGATTCTTGGAAGCCGAACCAAGCTCCCCGTCAGACCAGTGACCGCAGGGTAGAGCTCAGAACCGTTGATCACCACCATGAGCGTCCAGCCCCCAGAGAGATCGTGGATCACCCTTCTACCTTCAGTCGTAACAGGTTGCCTGATTTCCAGCCAAACATGAACCAAGAACCCAGTGGATGGACGGGAGGCAACGACAATCGTCCTATTGGTAGTTTCAACGACAGACCACTCATACAGGATCCCTTGCCAAGGCACACCCCGAGCAGTGACATCAGCACGGGCATCATTGGGAGTTCCTCCAGAGGAGAGAAGTGGCCTGCCGGCAGGATAGATTCGGGCCTCGGCACTCAACCAGACCGATGGGGTGGGGGTAATTCTCTATCAGCCATGTCTTCCTCCCTCGCCTCAAGCATTTCTCAGAGTTCCCAACCCCTCAACTCCATGCTTGGCGGCACAGGATCATCCAGCTTTGGAAGTACTGCATTTGGCAATAACGCGCTTGGTAACCTCCTCAGCAGTATGAATGCCAGTACAGGTGGGTCTAGCTATGGATTAGACAGACACAACTTACCAGCTGATAATCGTTTTGATTCATTCCAAGGTACGCAAGGGATACGCCGATTTTAA